The Solibacillus sp. FSL R7-0682 genome includes a window with the following:
- a CDS encoding P-loop NTPase — protein MINEQQVRELVGQLQDPFLHKPLAETNGITNVSIKEEKGHVSVRIAIAKTNTPEQMTLQMKIVEVLKENGAASVGIRFEELSQEALQAFRGQATEAEAQDILSPLSSVQFISIASGKGGVGKSTVSVNMAVALARLGKKVGLIDADIYGFSVPDMMGVTEMPVVKEDRIYPVDRLGVKVISMGFFVENNAPIVWRGPMLGKVLDQFFRDVEWGELDYLLLDLPPGTGDVALDIHQMLPSSKEIVVTTPHPTAAFVAARAGAMALQTNHDILGVIENMAWYENKTGEKEYVFGQGGGPKLAEELRTKLLGQIPLGQPDWTEEDFAPSIYAADHPTGKIYLQIAEEIIAQLNK, from the coding sequence GTGATAAATGAACAACAAGTCCGAGAACTAGTAGGTCAATTACAGGATCCGTTTTTACATAAACCATTGGCAGAAACAAACGGAATAACTAATGTTTCAATTAAAGAAGAAAAAGGGCATGTCAGTGTACGCATAGCAATAGCAAAAACAAATACACCAGAGCAAATGACACTTCAAATGAAAATTGTTGAAGTGCTTAAAGAAAACGGCGCGGCTTCAGTCGGAATTCGCTTTGAAGAATTATCTCAAGAGGCATTACAAGCTTTCCGTGGACAAGCAACAGAAGCGGAAGCTCAAGATATTTTATCACCATTATCAAGCGTGCAATTTATTTCTATTGCATCAGGTAAAGGTGGCGTTGGTAAATCAACGGTTTCAGTTAACATGGCAGTAGCATTAGCTCGTCTAGGGAAAAAAGTTGGATTAATTGATGCAGATATTTACGGCTTTAGTGTACCAGATATGATGGGTGTAACAGAAATGCCAGTCGTAAAAGAAGACCGCATTTATCCAGTAGATCGTTTAGGCGTAAAAGTGATTTCAATGGGCTTCTTCGTTGAAAACAATGCGCCAATTGTATGGCGTGGTCCAATGCTTGGGAAAGTATTAGATCAATTCTTCCGTGATGTAGAGTGGGGCGAATTAGATTACTTATTATTAGACTTACCACCAGGCACAGGGGACGTGGCACTTGATATTCACCAAATGCTTCCGTCATCAAAAGAAATCGTCGTAACAACACCGCACCCAACGGCAGCATTTGTTGCAGCACGTGCAGGTGCGATGGCATTACAAACAAATCATGACATTCTAGGTGTTATTGAAAATATGGCGTGGTACGAAAATAAAACTGGTGAAAAAGAGTATGTGTTCGGCCAAGGTGGCGGTCCAAAATTAGCTGAGGAATTACGTACAAAATTATTAGGACAAATTCCACTAGGTCAGCCAGACTGGACAGAAGAAGATTTCGCACCATCTATTTATGCAGCTGATCACCCAACAGGTAAAATATATTTACAAATTGCTGAAGAAATTATTGCACAGCTA
- a CDS encoding N-acetylmuramoyl-L-alanine amidase — MRRWLALAFVILCSMLVVVYETSASDKRFFLPEPLGGVKIVLDAGHGGLDGGASNGDIIEKEITLAITKKVERQLTRLGAEVILTRSTDGDVISEHAPSEQFPTNRERKKQDIFLRESLVVKHEPDLFVTIHANAIPNSKWRGAQVFYHKDGHPNGEVLARAVQNSIRETLENTDREALSIKQVYLLKKVDMPAVLVETGFISNEEERQLLATESYQDKMAFAIARGIENYINVKID; from the coding sequence TTGAGGCGTTGGCTTGCATTAGCATTTGTAATCTTATGTTCAATGTTAGTTGTTGTTTATGAAACGAGCGCATCAGATAAACGATTCTTTTTACCAGAGCCATTAGGTGGGGTAAAAATCGTTTTGGATGCAGGGCATGGAGGGTTAGATGGTGGTGCCTCTAACGGGGATATCATTGAAAAGGAAATCACACTTGCTATAACAAAAAAAGTAGAACGTCAGCTGACGCGCTTAGGTGCGGAAGTCATTTTAACGCGTTCAACGGATGGGGATGTAATAAGTGAACATGCCCCAAGTGAACAGTTCCCAACCAATCGTGAACGCAAAAAGCAAGATATTTTCTTGCGCGAATCACTTGTAGTTAAGCATGAGCCCGATTTATTTGTGACAATTCATGCGAACGCTATACCAAATAGTAAGTGGCGGGGAGCTCAAGTGTTTTACCATAAAGACGGTCACCCGAATGGGGAGGTTTTAGCAAGAGCTGTCCAAAACTCCATCCGAGAAACATTAGAAAACACAGATCGTGAGGCATTATCGATTAAGCAAGTGTACTTACTAAAGAAGGTAGATATGCCAGCAGTATTAGTAGAGACAGGCTTTATTAGTAATGAAGAAGAGCGACAATTACTCGCAACAGAGAGCTATCAAGATAAAATGGCGTTTGCTATAGCACGTGGCATTGAAAATTATATTAATGTGAAAATTGATTAG
- a CDS encoding ABC transporter ATP-binding protein has product MNKQQGGPRPPMGHPGGRFSGPIVKPKNQKETLLRIWSYLRVQRIELISVVIFVIISTILSLVGPFLIGKTIDDYIVKFDVSGAIRMSLLLAGVYSVSSILTWVQTFIMIRVSQKTIRRLRQQLFEQYQSLPLAFFDKKQQGDLMSRMTNDIENLNAALSQSVIQIVSSSLTIVGTAFALFYLDWRLALVTLIIIPLIVWATKQIIKRSSVNYKARQRDLGNLNGYIEETISNADIITLFGKEKKTLSEFKVANEKLRSSAMRADIISGFMGPINNFMNNLGLSLVIGVGAIMAVTSGLSIGVIASFVTYTRQFFRPINQLSNLLNTFQSAVAGSERVFEILDEAQEVADVANAKTKEKFVGDVVFEQVEFSYEAGKPILRGIDFHAKAGETIAIVGPTGSGKTTIIQLLTRFYDTTGGRILLDGEPIEQYKMASVRDHVGVVLQDTYLFSGTVRENIRFGKLSATDEEVEQAAKIAYAHNFIKYLPEQYDTVLKSGGLNLSQGQRQLIAIARAILEDPDILILDEATSSVDTMTEVHIQKGLNNLMKGRTSFVIAHRLKTIENADQILVIKDGQILEQGNHESLMREDGFYATLQRQLMS; this is encoded by the coding sequence GTGAATAAGCAACAAGGAGGGCCTCGTCCACCAATGGGTCATCCAGGTGGGAGATTTTCAGGGCCAATCGTGAAGCCAAAAAACCAAAAAGAAACACTATTGCGTATATGGAGTTATTTACGTGTTCAGCGAATAGAACTAATAAGTGTTGTCATTTTTGTTATCATTAGCACAATTCTTAGTTTAGTGGGTCCATTTTTAATCGGGAAAACAATTGATGATTACATTGTGAAGTTCGATGTTTCTGGTGCAATTCGTATGTCACTTCTTTTAGCTGGTGTATATAGCGTTTCATCCATCTTAACGTGGGTCCAAACATTTATCATGATTCGTGTTTCACAAAAGACGATTCGTCGTTTACGCCAGCAGTTATTTGAGCAGTATCAGTCATTACCGCTAGCCTTTTTTGATAAAAAGCAGCAAGGCGATTTAATGAGCCGCATGACGAATGATATAGAAAACTTAAATGCAGCGCTGTCACAAAGTGTCATTCAGATTGTTTCGTCATCATTAACAATAGTAGGAACAGCGTTTGCACTATTTTATTTAGATTGGCGCTTAGCCCTTGTGACACTAATTATCATTCCGTTAATTGTTTGGGCGACAAAACAAATTATTAAACGAAGCAGTGTGAACTATAAAGCACGTCAACGTGATTTAGGCAATTTAAATGGCTATATTGAAGAAACAATTTCCAATGCAGATATTATTACGTTGTTTGGGAAAGAGAAAAAGACATTGTCGGAATTTAAGGTAGCAAATGAAAAACTACGAAGTTCTGCGATGCGCGCGGATATTATTTCAGGCTTTATGGGCCCAATCAATAACTTTATGAATAACTTAGGCTTAAGTTTAGTCATTGGGGTTGGTGCCATAATGGCCGTTACGAGTGGGTTATCCATTGGGGTTATTGCGTCGTTTGTAACATATACGCGTCAGTTTTTCAGACCAATAAATCAATTATCGAACTTGCTAAATACATTTCAATCAGCAGTCGCAGGTTCAGAACGTGTTTTTGAAATATTAGATGAGGCGCAGGAAGTGGCTGATGTCGCAAATGCAAAAACAAAGGAGAAGTTTGTCGGGGATGTAGTATTTGAACAGGTTGAATTTTCTTATGAAGCAGGAAAACCTATTTTACGTGGCATTGATTTCCATGCAAAAGCTGGGGAAACGATTGCGATTGTTGGCCCAACAGGCTCTGGCAAGACGACGATCATTCAGCTATTGACCCGTTTCTATGATACAACTGGGGGACGCATTTTGCTTGATGGCGAACCAATAGAGCAGTATAAAATGGCTAGCGTTCGTGATCATGTCGGGGTTGTGCTTCAGGATACGTATCTCTTTTCAGGAACGGTTCGTGAAAATATTCGGTTTGGTAAACTAAGTGCGACAGATGAGGAAGTAGAACAGGCGGCAAAAATTGCCTATGCTCATAACTTCATAAAATATTTACCTGAACAATACGATACGGTGCTAAAAAGTGGTGGCTTGAACTTAAGTCAAGGTCAGCGTCAGTTAATCGCGATTGCTCGCGCTATTTTGGAGGATCCGGATATTTTAATCTTAGATGAAGCAACATCAAGTGTAGATACAATGACAGAGGTACACATTCAAAAAGGTTTAAACAATCTTATGAAGGGACGTACAAGTTTCGTCATTGCTCATCGTTTAAAGACGATCGAAAATGCTGACCAAATTCTCGTTATAAAAGATGGTCAAATTTTAGAACAAGGAAATCATGAGAGTTTAATGAGAGAAGATGGGTTTTATGCGACATTACAACGTCAGCTAATGTCCTAG
- a CDS encoding ABC transporter ATP-binding protein: MHAVWKLSKYIKPYLLFAIIAPVMMVIEVSMDLLQPTILQHIIDDGIAKSDTTYIVQMFGLMLVTSLIGLIGGIGCSIYASRTAVNFATDLRQDLYATITYFSNSSKDKFTLGKLVTNLTSDMEMLQRALTMLLKIFVRGPMMFIGAVVIVFITARELFPILLVVVPILAFCMYYFTALSGKLFHKVQRVVDQVNTKVQENLAGIRVIKAYNRKNHQIDQFADVNTQLMKRSMTADQIIGVLAPLTMFVVNLGIVAALWLGAIKVENNTLQVGVILAFINYLMMVMQGLMSSSMVLVQLARAVPSAGRIVEVLEETTDVKNPEGPVQNAILGSVTFENVSFSYIKGTEPVLKNISFHVNAGETIGIIGMTGSGKSTLVKMLPRLFEVDEGIVKIDGNPVQQYDLEQLRQAIGFAPQKATLFSKTIAENIRYGQDEASKVQLLEALQAASASEFVEKLPSGVEHELTQGATNLSGGQKQRLAMARAFVRKPSILVLDDVTSAVDSISEKNIQEAIQTQFGHVTKFIVSSKISSIRHADQIFVMDDGEIVAKGTHKQLLKISPLYEEMAKTQAEKGVTLSE; this comes from the coding sequence ATGCATGCCGTTTGGAAATTATCTAAGTATATTAAACCGTATCTTTTATTTGCTATTATTGCACCGGTCATGATGGTCATTGAAGTGAGTATGGATTTATTGCAACCGACGATTTTACAGCACATTATTGATGATGGGATTGCGAAAAGTGATACGACATATATCGTGCAAATGTTTGGGCTAATGCTGGTGACATCGCTTATTGGGTTAATAGGTGGTATTGGCTGTTCGATTTATGCATCACGTACAGCGGTCAATTTTGCGACTGATTTGCGCCAAGATTTATATGCGACGATTACGTATTTTTCGAATAGTAGTAAAGATAAATTTACGTTAGGAAAATTAGTAACTAACTTAACGAGTGATATGGAAATGCTACAGCGTGCCTTAACGATGCTACTGAAGATTTTCGTGCGTGGACCGATGATGTTTATTGGCGCGGTAGTCATTGTATTTATTACAGCTCGTGAACTATTTCCGATTTTATTAGTAGTTGTACCGATATTGGCATTTTGTATGTATTACTTCACTGCATTATCTGGTAAGTTATTTCATAAAGTACAGCGCGTTGTAGATCAAGTAAATACAAAGGTACAGGAGAACTTAGCCGGTATTCGGGTCATTAAAGCATATAATCGTAAAAACCATCAAATTGATCAATTTGCAGATGTGAATACGCAATTAATGAAGCGTAGTATGACAGCAGATCAAATTATTGGCGTATTAGCACCGCTTACGATGTTCGTTGTAAATTTGGGCATTGTAGCGGCATTATGGTTAGGTGCGATTAAAGTGGAAAATAACACGCTTCAAGTCGGGGTTATTTTAGCTTTTATAAACTATTTAATGATGGTTATGCAAGGGCTTATGAGTTCGTCTATGGTACTTGTCCAGCTTGCGCGGGCGGTTCCAAGTGCTGGACGGATTGTCGAGGTGTTAGAGGAAACAACGGACGTAAAAAATCCAGAAGGACCCGTGCAGAATGCTATTCTGGGCAGTGTTACCTTTGAAAATGTGAGCTTTTCTTATATAAAAGGCACAGAACCAGTTTTAAAAAATATTAGCTTCCATGTAAATGCAGGAGAAACGATTGGCATTATTGGGATGACTGGTAGTGGGAAGTCAACATTAGTAAAAATGCTTCCAAGATTATTTGAAGTAGATGAGGGCATAGTGAAAATTGATGGTAATCCTGTTCAACAATATGATTTAGAGCAATTACGACAGGCAATTGGTTTTGCCCCACAAAAGGCGACACTTTTTTCAAAAACGATTGCAGAAAATATTCGTTACGGACAAGATGAAGCATCTAAAGTACAGTTACTAGAAGCATTACAAGCAGCAAGTGCATCGGAGTTTGTCGAAAAGTTACCTAGTGGTGTTGAGCATGAGCTAACACAGGGCGCAACGAATTTATCAGGTGGTCAAAAGCAGCGACTTGCAATGGCGCGTGCCTTTGTTCGTAAACCAAGTATATTAGTTTTAGATGATGTAACGAGCGCGGTTGATAGTATATCTGAAAAAAATATTCAAGAAGCTATTCAAACTCAGTTTGGGCATGTGACAAAATTCATCGTTTCCTCCAAAATTTCTTCTATTCGCCATGCAGATCAAATATTCGTCATGGATGATGGAGAAATTGTTGCGAAGGGGACGCATAAGCAATTATTGAAAATAAGCCCTTTATATGAAGAGATGGCAAAGACACAGGCGGAAAAAGGGGTGACCCTAAGTGAATAA
- a CDS encoding 2-keto-3-deoxygluconate kinase has product MRREGRGRPLNREEKGHNERGRRGAQTFRRGRALDFYRQLVTKRETLKSQLEATELQSIHPVIAGELKATEAIMNEFVELFQLDELLEETEEA; this is encoded by the coding sequence ATGAGACGTGAAGGACGAGGAAGACCTCTCAATAGAGAGGAAAAGGGGCATAATGAAAGAGGGAGAAGAGGGGCGCAAACATTTCGTCGTGGTCGTGCTCTCGATTTTTATCGTCAGCTTGTTACAAAGCGTGAAACGTTAAAAAGTCAGTTAGAGGCGACCGAGCTACAGTCGATTCATCCCGTCATTGCAGGGGAATTAAAGGCTACGGAAGCAATAATGAATGAATTTGTCGAATTATTTCAGTTAGATGAATTATTAGAAGAAACAGAGGAAGCCTAA
- a CDS encoding C45 family peptidase yields MKKVISDVIQFRGSHYDFGLMQGDLLLHSSLMQNRKILYEKLKHKFIVDLPRVNSLLKNFAPGIQEEIQGLQDALNITEEQAFLYFGGYYTAYPTSGCSIVTGSNFLIRNYDNDPFSYDGRFVLYKPTDSGFATIGPTMLVTGRMDGMNEKGLVVGYNFVNTKNRIDGFVCNMIGRILLERCATTREAIDLLNELPHKHSFNYVLLDASNDAVVVEASPRRIAIRETLACTNHFHILTDENRYRMEDSMAREKIITSAQQHNLSFYEAFQLMNGVENGVFAKKYNAWDGTIHTAGYIPTERKVMYALGGNALPIAFDFASWINDKNIAISKIKGQLDATAGFVNEAIER; encoded by the coding sequence ATGAAAAAAGTTATAAGTGATGTCATCCAATTTCGGGGCTCCCATTATGATTTTGGACTAATGCAAGGAGATCTACTTCTCCATTCATCCTTAATGCAAAACCGTAAAATACTGTACGAAAAATTAAAGCATAAATTTATCGTCGATTTGCCTCGTGTAAATTCTTTATTAAAAAATTTTGCACCAGGAATTCAAGAAGAAATCCAAGGATTACAGGATGCTCTTAACATTACAGAAGAACAAGCATTTTTATATTTCGGTGGCTACTACACAGCCTATCCTACAAGCGGTTGCTCGATTGTGACTGGCTCGAACTTCCTTATTCGCAATTACGATAATGATCCTTTTAGTTATGATGGTCGCTTCGTATTGTACAAACCAACGGATAGTGGTTTTGCTACTATCGGGCCGACAATGCTAGTGACGGGGAGAATGGACGGCATGAATGAAAAAGGACTCGTTGTTGGTTACAATTTTGTTAATACAAAAAATCGTATAGACGGTTTTGTTTGCAATATGATTGGTCGTATTTTGTTAGAAAGGTGCGCAACCACTCGTGAAGCGATCGATTTATTAAACGAGCTTCCACACAAGCATTCTTTTAATTACGTTTTACTAGATGCATCAAATGACGCAGTTGTCGTAGAAGCCTCTCCTCGTAGGATTGCAATAAGGGAGACTTTAGCATGTACAAATCATTTTCATATTTTAACAGATGAAAATCGTTATCGTATGGAAGACTCAATGGCACGTGAGAAGATTATTACGTCCGCGCAACAACACAACCTTTCATTTTACGAAGCATTCCAATTGATGAATGGGGTTGAAAATGGCGTATTTGCTAAAAAATATAATGCTTGGGATGGGACAATTCATACCGCAGGCTATATTCCAACCGAGCGAAAAGTAATGTATGCACTTGGCGGCAATGCTTTACCAATCGCTTTTGATTTTGCTAGCTGGATCAATGATAAAAATATTGCAATCTCTAAAATAAAAGGACAGCTCGATGCAACGGCTGGCTTTGTCAATGAAGCAATAGAAAGATAA